One Aegilops tauschii subsp. strangulata cultivar AL8/78 chromosome 7, Aet v6.0, whole genome shotgun sequence genomic window carries:
- the LOC109784395 gene encoding ranBP2-type zinc finger protein At1g67325 isoform X4, translating to MSSQMDNRIQSAGKRARTDGSRREDDWICPSCNNVNFAFRTTCNMRNCDQSRPADHTAMQTPPHYSVPGRYMPPGTPPSMYLTGAPPPYGSNLYNGHPMPRYGIPQLPPGSGYPYGYGGRVPMGSPYGPMHMAAPPPYSSGSMVGAGGMYSISMPMDRYGLGSPAGPGAMGTRAGSYSDEGSQKKSAGAGRDNDWKCPNCNNINFAFRTVCNMRKCNTPRPDTQGSKPDSSRAPKPKTPEGSWKCEKCNNINYPFRTKCNRPSCGEEKPLQANSPDNLATDQDNQFLSCNMGKLLSKLQLSHDFEDSSVLIEKDAPGHAAGLPVPTSSHALRMAALSELQHSL from the exons ATGTCTTCTCAG ATGGATAACCGCATCCAGTCCGCTGGAAAGCGCGCGCGCACAGACG GTAGCCGGCGTGAGGACGACTGGATTTGCCCCAGCTGCAACAACGTCAACTTCGCGTTCCGCACCACCTGCAACATGCGCAACTGCGACCAGTCCAGGCCCGCTGATCACACG GCTATGCAGACTCCACCCCACTACTCGGTGCCGGGGCGGTACATGCCGCCGGGGACGCCTCCGTCCATGTACCTCACTGGGGCTCCTCCCCCGTATGGCTCCAACCTTTATAATGGGCATCCCATGCCACGCTATGGCATTCCTCAGCTCCCCCCGGGCTCTGGATATCCGTATGGCTATGGTGGGCGAGTCCCGATGGGGAGCCCCTATGGGCCAATGCATATGGCGGCGCCACCCCCGTATTCTAGTGGTTCTATGGTTGGTGCAG GTGGAATGTACAGCATCAGCATGCCCATGGATAGATATGGCTTGGGCTCACCCGCTGGTCCTGGGGCAATG GGCACAAGGGCTGGTTCCTATTCTGACGAAGGCTCACAGAAGAAATCTGCTG GAGCTGGACGTGATAATGATTGGAAGTGTCCTAATTGCAACAACATTAACTTCGCCTTTCGGACAGTCTGTAACATGAGAAAATGCAACACACCAAGACCTGACACCCAG GGATCCAAACCTGACAGTTCAAGAGCTCCAA AACCAAAGACTCCAGAGGGTAGCTGGAAGTGTGAAAAGTGCAATAACATAAACTATCCTTTCCGGACAAAATGCAACCGTCCAAGTTGTGGGGAAGAAAAGCCGTTGCAGGCAAACAGTCCTGATAATCTGGCTACAGATCAGGACAATCAG TTTTTGTCATGTAATATGGGGAAGCTTTTATCAAAGCTGCAACTTTCACATGACTTTGAAGACAGCAGTGTCCTAATCGAGAAGGATGCTCCCGGCCACGCTGCTGGACTACCGGTACCGACAAGTTCGCATGCCCTGCGAATGGCAGCTCTCAGTGAGCTGCAACACAGTTTATAA
- the LOC109784395 gene encoding ranBP2-type zinc finger protein At1g67325 isoform X3, protein MSSQMDNRIQSAGKRARTDGSRREDDWICPSCNNVNFAFRTTCNMRNCDQSRPADHTAMQTPPHYSVPGRYMPPGTPPSMYLTGAPPPYGSNLYNGHPMPRYGIPQLPPGSGYPYGYGGRVPMGSPYGPMHMAAPPPYSSGSMVGAGGMYSISMPMDRYGLGSPAGPGAMGTRAGSYSDEGSQKKSAGAGRDNDWKCPNCNNINFAFRTVCNMRKCNTPRPDTQGSKPDSSRAPKPKTPEGSWKCEKCNNINYPFRTKCNRPSCGEEKPLQANSPDNLATDQDNQFLSCNMGKLLSKLQLSHDFEDSSVLIEKDAPGHAAGLPVPTSSHALRMAALSELQHSL, encoded by the exons ATGTCTTCTCAG ATGGATAACCGCATCCAGTCCGCTGGAAAGCGCGCGCGCACAGACGGTAG CCGGCGTGAGGACGACTGGATTTGCCCCAGCTGCAACAACGTCAACTTCGCGTTCCGCACCACCTGCAACATGCGCAACTGCGACCAGTCCAGGCCCGCTGATCACACG GCTATGCAGACTCCACCCCACTACTCGGTGCCGGGGCGGTACATGCCGCCGGGGACGCCTCCGTCCATGTACCTCACTGGGGCTCCTCCCCCGTATGGCTCCAACCTTTATAATGGGCATCCCATGCCACGCTATGGCATTCCTCAGCTCCCCCCGGGCTCTGGATATCCGTATGGCTATGGTGGGCGAGTCCCGATGGGGAGCCCCTATGGGCCAATGCATATGGCGGCGCCACCCCCGTATTCTAGTGGTTCTATGGTTGGTGCAG GTGGAATGTACAGCATCAGCATGCCCATGGATAGATATGGCTTGGGCTCACCCGCTGGTCCTGGGGCAATG GGCACAAGGGCTGGTTCCTATTCTGACGAAGGCTCACAGAAGAAATCTGCTG GAGCTGGACGTGATAATGATTGGAAGTGTCCTAATTGCAACAACATTAACTTCGCCTTTCGGACAGTCTGTAACATGAGAAAATGCAACACACCAAGACCTGACACCCAG GGATCCAAACCTGACAGTTCAAGAGCTCCAA AACCAAAGACTCCAGAGGGTAGCTGGAAGTGTGAAAAGTGCAATAACATAAACTATCCTTTCCGGACAAAATGCAACCGTCCAAGTTGTGGGGAAGAAAAGCCGTTGCAGGCAAACAGTCCTGATAATCTGGCTACAGATCAGGACAATCAG TTTTTGTCATGTAATATGGGGAAGCTTTTATCAAAGCTGCAACTTTCACATGACTTTGAAGACAGCAGTGTCCTAATCGAGAAGGATGCTCCCGGCCACGCTGCTGGACTACCGGTACCGACAAGTTCGCATGCCCTGCGAATGGCAGCTCTCAGTGAGCTGCAACACAGTTTATAA
- the LOC109784395 gene encoding ranBP2-type zinc finger protein At1g67325 isoform X1 has product MSSQMDNRIQSAGKRARTDGSRREDDWICPSCNNVNFAFRTTCNMRNCDQSRPADHTKAMQTPPHYSVPGRYMPPGTPPSMYLTGAPPPYGSNLYNGHPMPRYGIPQLPPGSGYPYGYGGRVPMGSPYGPMHMAAPPPYSSGSMVGAGGMYSISMPMDRYGLGSPAGPGAMGTRAGSYSDEGSQKKSAGAGRDNDWKCPNCNNINFAFRTVCNMRKCNTPRPDTQGSKPDSSRAPKPKTPEGSWKCEKCNNINYPFRTKCNRPSCGEEKPLQANSPDNLATDQDNQFLSCNMGKLLSKLQLSHDFEDSSVLIEKDAPGHAAGLPVPTSSHALRMAALSELQHSL; this is encoded by the exons ATGTCTTCTCAG ATGGATAACCGCATCCAGTCCGCTGGAAAGCGCGCGCGCACAGACGGTAG CCGGCGTGAGGACGACTGGATTTGCCCCAGCTGCAACAACGTCAACTTCGCGTTCCGCACCACCTGCAACATGCGCAACTGCGACCAGTCCAGGCCCGCTGATCACACG AAGGCTATGCAGACTCCACCCCACTACTCGGTGCCGGGGCGGTACATGCCGCCGGGGACGCCTCCGTCCATGTACCTCACTGGGGCTCCTCCCCCGTATGGCTCCAACCTTTATAATGGGCATCCCATGCCACGCTATGGCATTCCTCAGCTCCCCCCGGGCTCTGGATATCCGTATGGCTATGGTGGGCGAGTCCCGATGGGGAGCCCCTATGGGCCAATGCATATGGCGGCGCCACCCCCGTATTCTAGTGGTTCTATGGTTGGTGCAG GTGGAATGTACAGCATCAGCATGCCCATGGATAGATATGGCTTGGGCTCACCCGCTGGTCCTGGGGCAATG GGCACAAGGGCTGGTTCCTATTCTGACGAAGGCTCACAGAAGAAATCTGCTG GAGCTGGACGTGATAATGATTGGAAGTGTCCTAATTGCAACAACATTAACTTCGCCTTTCGGACAGTCTGTAACATGAGAAAATGCAACACACCAAGACCTGACACCCAG GGATCCAAACCTGACAGTTCAAGAGCTCCAA AACCAAAGACTCCAGAGGGTAGCTGGAAGTGTGAAAAGTGCAATAACATAAACTATCCTTTCCGGACAAAATGCAACCGTCCAAGTTGTGGGGAAGAAAAGCCGTTGCAGGCAAACAGTCCTGATAATCTGGCTACAGATCAGGACAATCAG TTTTTGTCATGTAATATGGGGAAGCTTTTATCAAAGCTGCAACTTTCACATGACTTTGAAGACAGCAGTGTCCTAATCGAGAAGGATGCTCCCGGCCACGCTGCTGGACTACCGGTACCGACAAGTTCGCATGCCCTGCGAATGGCAGCTCTCAGTGAGCTGCAACACAGTTTATAA
- the LOC109784395 gene encoding ranBP2-type zinc finger protein At1g67325 isoform X2, producing the protein MSSQMDNRIQSAGKRARTDGSRREDDWICPSCNNVNFAFRTTCNMRNCDQSRPADHTKAMQTPPHYSVPGRYMPPGTPPSMYLTGAPPPYGSNLYNGHPMPRYGIPQLPPGSGYPYGYGGRVPMGSPYGPMHMAAPPPYSSGSMVGAGGMYSISMPMDRYGLGSPAGPGAMGTRAGSYSDEGSQKKSAGAGRDNDWKCPNCNNINFAFRTVCNMRKCNTPRPDTQGSKPDSSRAPKPKTPEGSWKCEKCNNINYPFRTKCNRPSCGEEKPLQANSPDNLATDQDNQFLSCNMGKLLSKLQLSHDFEDSSVLIEKDAPGHAAGLPVPTSSHALRMAALSELQHSL; encoded by the exons ATGTCTTCTCAG ATGGATAACCGCATCCAGTCCGCTGGAAAGCGCGCGCGCACAGACG GTAGCCGGCGTGAGGACGACTGGATTTGCCCCAGCTGCAACAACGTCAACTTCGCGTTCCGCACCACCTGCAACATGCGCAACTGCGACCAGTCCAGGCCCGCTGATCACACG AAGGCTATGCAGACTCCACCCCACTACTCGGTGCCGGGGCGGTACATGCCGCCGGGGACGCCTCCGTCCATGTACCTCACTGGGGCTCCTCCCCCGTATGGCTCCAACCTTTATAATGGGCATCCCATGCCACGCTATGGCATTCCTCAGCTCCCCCCGGGCTCTGGATATCCGTATGGCTATGGTGGGCGAGTCCCGATGGGGAGCCCCTATGGGCCAATGCATATGGCGGCGCCACCCCCGTATTCTAGTGGTTCTATGGTTGGTGCAG GTGGAATGTACAGCATCAGCATGCCCATGGATAGATATGGCTTGGGCTCACCCGCTGGTCCTGGGGCAATG GGCACAAGGGCTGGTTCCTATTCTGACGAAGGCTCACAGAAGAAATCTGCTG GAGCTGGACGTGATAATGATTGGAAGTGTCCTAATTGCAACAACATTAACTTCGCCTTTCGGACAGTCTGTAACATGAGAAAATGCAACACACCAAGACCTGACACCCAG GGATCCAAACCTGACAGTTCAAGAGCTCCAA AACCAAAGACTCCAGAGGGTAGCTGGAAGTGTGAAAAGTGCAATAACATAAACTATCCTTTCCGGACAAAATGCAACCGTCCAAGTTGTGGGGAAGAAAAGCCGTTGCAGGCAAACAGTCCTGATAATCTGGCTACAGATCAGGACAATCAG TTTTTGTCATGTAATATGGGGAAGCTTTTATCAAAGCTGCAACTTTCACATGACTTTGAAGACAGCAGTGTCCTAATCGAGAAGGATGCTCCCGGCCACGCTGCTGGACTACCGGTACCGACAAGTTCGCATGCCCTGCGAATGGCAGCTCTCAGTGAGCTGCAACACAGTTTATAA
- the LOC109784395 gene encoding ranBP2-type zinc finger protein At1g67325 isoform X12: MSSQMDNRIQSAGKRARTDGSRREDDWICPSCNNVNFAFRTTCNMRNCDQSRPADHTAMQTPPHYSVPGRYMPPGTPPSMYLTGAPPPYGSNLYNGHPMPRYGIPQLPPGSGYPYGYGGRVPMGSPYGPMHMAAPPPYSSGSMVGAGGMYSISMPMDRYGLGSPAGPGAMGTRAGSYSDEGSQKKSAGAGRDNDWKCPNCNNINFAFRTVCNMRKCNTPRPDTQGSKPDSSRAPKPKTPEGSWKCEKCNNINYPFRTKCNRPSCGEEKPLQANSPDNLATDQDNQR; the protein is encoded by the exons ATGTCTTCTCAG ATGGATAACCGCATCCAGTCCGCTGGAAAGCGCGCGCGCACAGACG GTAGCCGGCGTGAGGACGACTGGATTTGCCCCAGCTGCAACAACGTCAACTTCGCGTTCCGCACCACCTGCAACATGCGCAACTGCGACCAGTCCAGGCCCGCTGATCACACG GCTATGCAGACTCCACCCCACTACTCGGTGCCGGGGCGGTACATGCCGCCGGGGACGCCTCCGTCCATGTACCTCACTGGGGCTCCTCCCCCGTATGGCTCCAACCTTTATAATGGGCATCCCATGCCACGCTATGGCATTCCTCAGCTCCCCCCGGGCTCTGGATATCCGTATGGCTATGGTGGGCGAGTCCCGATGGGGAGCCCCTATGGGCCAATGCATATGGCGGCGCCACCCCCGTATTCTAGTGGTTCTATGGTTGGTGCAG GTGGAATGTACAGCATCAGCATGCCCATGGATAGATATGGCTTGGGCTCACCCGCTGGTCCTGGGGCAATG GGCACAAGGGCTGGTTCCTATTCTGACGAAGGCTCACAGAAGAAATCTGCTG GAGCTGGACGTGATAATGATTGGAAGTGTCCTAATTGCAACAACATTAACTTCGCCTTTCGGACAGTCTGTAACATGAGAAAATGCAACACACCAAGACCTGACACCCAG GGATCCAAACCTGACAGTTCAAGAGCTCCAA AACCAAAGACTCCAGAGGGTAGCTGGAAGTGTGAAAAGTGCAATAACATAAACTATCCTTTCCGGACAAAATGCAACCGTCCAAGTTGTGGGGAAGAAAAGCCGTTGCAGGCAAACAGTCCTGATAATCTGGCTACAGATCAGGACAATCAG AGATGA
- the LOC109784395 gene encoding ranBP2-type zinc finger protein At1g67325 isoform X10: MSSQMDNRIQSAGKRARTDGSRREDDWICPSCNNVNFAFRTTCNMRNCDQSRPADHTAMQTPPHYSVPGRYMPPGTPPSMYLTGAPPPYGSNLYNGHPMPRYGIPQLPPGSGYPYGYGGRVPMGSPYGPMHMAAPPPYSSGSMVGAGGMYSISMPMDRYGLGSPAGPGAMGTRAGSYSDEGSQKKSAGAGRDNDWKCPNCNNINFAFRTVCNMRKCNTPRPDTQGSKPDSSRAPKPKTPEGSWKCEKCNNINYPFRTKCNRPSCGEEKPLQANSPDNLATDQDNQR; encoded by the exons ATGTCTTCTCAG ATGGATAACCGCATCCAGTCCGCTGGAAAGCGCGCGCGCACAGACGGTAG CCGGCGTGAGGACGACTGGATTTGCCCCAGCTGCAACAACGTCAACTTCGCGTTCCGCACCACCTGCAACATGCGCAACTGCGACCAGTCCAGGCCCGCTGATCACACG GCTATGCAGACTCCACCCCACTACTCGGTGCCGGGGCGGTACATGCCGCCGGGGACGCCTCCGTCCATGTACCTCACTGGGGCTCCTCCCCCGTATGGCTCCAACCTTTATAATGGGCATCCCATGCCACGCTATGGCATTCCTCAGCTCCCCCCGGGCTCTGGATATCCGTATGGCTATGGTGGGCGAGTCCCGATGGGGAGCCCCTATGGGCCAATGCATATGGCGGCGCCACCCCCGTATTCTAGTGGTTCTATGGTTGGTGCAG GTGGAATGTACAGCATCAGCATGCCCATGGATAGATATGGCTTGGGCTCACCCGCTGGTCCTGGGGCAATG GGCACAAGGGCTGGTTCCTATTCTGACGAAGGCTCACAGAAGAAATCTGCTG GAGCTGGACGTGATAATGATTGGAAGTGTCCTAATTGCAACAACATTAACTTCGCCTTTCGGACAGTCTGTAACATGAGAAAATGCAACACACCAAGACCTGACACCCAG GGATCCAAACCTGACAGTTCAAGAGCTCCAA AACCAAAGACTCCAGAGGGTAGCTGGAAGTGTGAAAAGTGCAATAACATAAACTATCCTTTCCGGACAAAATGCAACCGTCCAAGTTGTGGGGAAGAAAAGCCGTTGCAGGCAAACAGTCCTGATAATCTGGCTACAGATCAGGACAATCAG AGATGA
- the LOC109784395 gene encoding ranBP2-type zinc finger protein At1g67325 isoform X7: MSSQMDNRIQSAGKRARTDGSRREDDWICPSCNNVNFAFRTTCNMRNCDQSRPADHTKAMQTPPHYSVPGRYMPPGTPPSMYLTGAPPPYGSNLYNGHPMPRYGIPQLPPGSGYPYGYGGRVPMGSPYGPMHMAAPPPYSSGSMVGAGGMYSISMPMDRYGLGSPAGPGAMGTRAGSYSDEGSQKKSAGAGRDNDWKCPNCNNINFAFRTVCNMRKCNTPRPDTQGSKPDSSRAPKPKTPEGSWKCEKCNNINYPFRTKCNRPSCGEEKPLQANSPDNLATDQDNQR; the protein is encoded by the exons ATGTCTTCTCAG ATGGATAACCGCATCCAGTCCGCTGGAAAGCGCGCGCGCACAGACGGTAG CCGGCGTGAGGACGACTGGATTTGCCCCAGCTGCAACAACGTCAACTTCGCGTTCCGCACCACCTGCAACATGCGCAACTGCGACCAGTCCAGGCCCGCTGATCACACG AAGGCTATGCAGACTCCACCCCACTACTCGGTGCCGGGGCGGTACATGCCGCCGGGGACGCCTCCGTCCATGTACCTCACTGGGGCTCCTCCCCCGTATGGCTCCAACCTTTATAATGGGCATCCCATGCCACGCTATGGCATTCCTCAGCTCCCCCCGGGCTCTGGATATCCGTATGGCTATGGTGGGCGAGTCCCGATGGGGAGCCCCTATGGGCCAATGCATATGGCGGCGCCACCCCCGTATTCTAGTGGTTCTATGGTTGGTGCAG GTGGAATGTACAGCATCAGCATGCCCATGGATAGATATGGCTTGGGCTCACCCGCTGGTCCTGGGGCAATG GGCACAAGGGCTGGTTCCTATTCTGACGAAGGCTCACAGAAGAAATCTGCTG GAGCTGGACGTGATAATGATTGGAAGTGTCCTAATTGCAACAACATTAACTTCGCCTTTCGGACAGTCTGTAACATGAGAAAATGCAACACACCAAGACCTGACACCCAG GGATCCAAACCTGACAGTTCAAGAGCTCCAA AACCAAAGACTCCAGAGGGTAGCTGGAAGTGTGAAAAGTGCAATAACATAAACTATCCTTTCCGGACAAAATGCAACCGTCCAAGTTGTGGGGAAGAAAAGCCGTTGCAGGCAAACAGTCCTGATAATCTGGCTACAGATCAGGACAATCAG AGATGA
- the LOC109784395 gene encoding ranBP2-type zinc finger protein At1g67325 isoform X8 — protein MSSQMDNRIQSAGKRARTDGSRREDDWICPSCNNVNFAFRTTCNMRNCDQSRPADHTKAMQTPPHYSVPGRYMPPGTPPSMYLTGAPPPYGSNLYNGHPMPRYGIPQLPPGSGYPYGYGGRVPMGSPYGPMHMAAPPPYSSGSMVGAGGMYSISMPMDRYGLGSPAGPGAMGTRAGSYSDEGSQKKSAGAGRDNDWKCPNCNNINFAFRTVCNMRKCNTPRPDTQGSKPDSSRAPKPKTPEGSWKCEKCNNINYPFRTKCNRPSCGEEKPLQANSPDNLATDQDNQR, from the exons ATGTCTTCTCAG ATGGATAACCGCATCCAGTCCGCTGGAAAGCGCGCGCGCACAGACG GTAGCCGGCGTGAGGACGACTGGATTTGCCCCAGCTGCAACAACGTCAACTTCGCGTTCCGCACCACCTGCAACATGCGCAACTGCGACCAGTCCAGGCCCGCTGATCACACG AAGGCTATGCAGACTCCACCCCACTACTCGGTGCCGGGGCGGTACATGCCGCCGGGGACGCCTCCGTCCATGTACCTCACTGGGGCTCCTCCCCCGTATGGCTCCAACCTTTATAATGGGCATCCCATGCCACGCTATGGCATTCCTCAGCTCCCCCCGGGCTCTGGATATCCGTATGGCTATGGTGGGCGAGTCCCGATGGGGAGCCCCTATGGGCCAATGCATATGGCGGCGCCACCCCCGTATTCTAGTGGTTCTATGGTTGGTGCAG GTGGAATGTACAGCATCAGCATGCCCATGGATAGATATGGCTTGGGCTCACCCGCTGGTCCTGGGGCAATG GGCACAAGGGCTGGTTCCTATTCTGACGAAGGCTCACAGAAGAAATCTGCTG GAGCTGGACGTGATAATGATTGGAAGTGTCCTAATTGCAACAACATTAACTTCGCCTTTCGGACAGTCTGTAACATGAGAAAATGCAACACACCAAGACCTGACACCCAG GGATCCAAACCTGACAGTTCAAGAGCTCCAA AACCAAAGACTCCAGAGGGTAGCTGGAAGTGTGAAAAGTGCAATAACATAAACTATCCTTTCCGGACAAAATGCAACCGTCCAAGTTGTGGGGAAGAAAAGCCGTTGCAGGCAAACAGTCCTGATAATCTGGCTACAGATCAGGACAATCAG AGATGA
- the LOC109784395 gene encoding ranBP2-type zinc finger protein At1g67325 isoform X6 produces MSSQMDNRIQSAGKRARTDGSRREDDWICPSCNNVNFAFRTTCNMRNCDQSRPADHTAMQTPPHYSVPGRYMPPGTPPSMYLTGAPPPYGSNLYNGHPMPRYGIPQLPPGSGYPYGYGGRVPMGSPYGPMHMAAPPPYSSGSMVGAGGMYSISMPMDRYGLGSPAGPGAMGTRAGSYSDEGSQKKSAGAGRDNDWKCPNCNNINFAFRTVCNMRKCNTPRPDTQGSKPDSSRAPKPKTPEGSWKCEKCNNINYPFRTKCNRPSCGEEKPLQANSPDNLATDQDNQLMQVLPI; encoded by the exons ATGTCTTCTCAG ATGGATAACCGCATCCAGTCCGCTGGAAAGCGCGCGCGCACAGACG GTAGCCGGCGTGAGGACGACTGGATTTGCCCCAGCTGCAACAACGTCAACTTCGCGTTCCGCACCACCTGCAACATGCGCAACTGCGACCAGTCCAGGCCCGCTGATCACACG GCTATGCAGACTCCACCCCACTACTCGGTGCCGGGGCGGTACATGCCGCCGGGGACGCCTCCGTCCATGTACCTCACTGGGGCTCCTCCCCCGTATGGCTCCAACCTTTATAATGGGCATCCCATGCCACGCTATGGCATTCCTCAGCTCCCCCCGGGCTCTGGATATCCGTATGGCTATGGTGGGCGAGTCCCGATGGGGAGCCCCTATGGGCCAATGCATATGGCGGCGCCACCCCCGTATTCTAGTGGTTCTATGGTTGGTGCAG GTGGAATGTACAGCATCAGCATGCCCATGGATAGATATGGCTTGGGCTCACCCGCTGGTCCTGGGGCAATG GGCACAAGGGCTGGTTCCTATTCTGACGAAGGCTCACAGAAGAAATCTGCTG GAGCTGGACGTGATAATGATTGGAAGTGTCCTAATTGCAACAACATTAACTTCGCCTTTCGGACAGTCTGTAACATGAGAAAATGCAACACACCAAGACCTGACACCCAG GGATCCAAACCTGACAGTTCAAGAGCTCCAA AACCAAAGACTCCAGAGGGTAGCTGGAAGTGTGAAAAGTGCAATAACATAAACTATCCTTTCCGGACAAAATGCAACCGTCCAAGTTGTGGGGAAGAAAAGCCGTTGCAGGCAAACAGTCCTGATAATCTGGCTACAGATCAGGACAATCAG CTAATGCAAGTTTTACCAATCTGA
- the LOC109784395 gene encoding ranBP2-type zinc finger protein At1g67325 isoform X5, translating to MSSQMDNRIQSAGKRARTDGSRREDDWICPSCNNVNFAFRTTCNMRNCDQSRPADHTKAMQTPPHYSVPGRYMPPGTPPSMYLTGAPPPYGSNLYNGHPMPRYGIPQLPPGSGYPYGYGGRVPMGSPYGPMHMAAPPPYSSGSMVGAGGMYSISMPMDRYGLGSPAGPGAMGTRAGSYSDEGSQKKSAGAGRDNDWKCPNCNNINFAFRTVCNMRKCNTPRPDTQGSKPDSSRAPKPKTPEGSWKCEKCNNINYPFRTKCNRPSCGEEKPLQANSPDNLATDQDNQLMQVLPI from the exons ATGTCTTCTCAG ATGGATAACCGCATCCAGTCCGCTGGAAAGCGCGCGCGCACAGACGGTAG CCGGCGTGAGGACGACTGGATTTGCCCCAGCTGCAACAACGTCAACTTCGCGTTCCGCACCACCTGCAACATGCGCAACTGCGACCAGTCCAGGCCCGCTGATCACACG AAGGCTATGCAGACTCCACCCCACTACTCGGTGCCGGGGCGGTACATGCCGCCGGGGACGCCTCCGTCCATGTACCTCACTGGGGCTCCTCCCCCGTATGGCTCCAACCTTTATAATGGGCATCCCATGCCACGCTATGGCATTCCTCAGCTCCCCCCGGGCTCTGGATATCCGTATGGCTATGGTGGGCGAGTCCCGATGGGGAGCCCCTATGGGCCAATGCATATGGCGGCGCCACCCCCGTATTCTAGTGGTTCTATGGTTGGTGCAG GTGGAATGTACAGCATCAGCATGCCCATGGATAGATATGGCTTGGGCTCACCCGCTGGTCCTGGGGCAATG GGCACAAGGGCTGGTTCCTATTCTGACGAAGGCTCACAGAAGAAATCTGCTG GAGCTGGACGTGATAATGATTGGAAGTGTCCTAATTGCAACAACATTAACTTCGCCTTTCGGACAGTCTGTAACATGAGAAAATGCAACACACCAAGACCTGACACCCAG GGATCCAAACCTGACAGTTCAAGAGCTCCAA AACCAAAGACTCCAGAGGGTAGCTGGAAGTGTGAAAAGTGCAATAACATAAACTATCCTTTCCGGACAAAATGCAACCGTCCAAGTTGTGGGGAAGAAAAGCCGTTGCAGGCAAACAGTCCTGATAATCTGGCTACAGATCAGGACAATCAG CTAATGCAAGTTTTACCAATCTGA
- the LOC109784395 gene encoding ranBP2-type zinc finger protein At1g67325 isoform X11 gives MSSQMDNRIQSAGKRARTDGSRREDDWICPSCNNVNFAFRTTCNMRNCDQSRPADHTKAMQTPPHYSVPGRYMPPGTPPSMYLTGAPPPYGSNLYNGHPMPRYGIPQLPPGSGYPYGYGGRVPMGSPYGPMHMAAPPPYSSGSMVGAGGMYSISMPMDRYGLGSPAGPGAMGTRAGSYSDEGSQKKSAGAGRDNDWKCPNCNNINFAFRTVCNMRKCNTPRPDTQGSKPDSSRAPKPKTPEGSWKCEKCNNINYPFRTKCNRPSCGEEKPLQANSPDNLATDQDNQ, from the exons ATGTCTTCTCAG ATGGATAACCGCATCCAGTCCGCTGGAAAGCGCGCGCGCACAGACG GTAGCCGGCGTGAGGACGACTGGATTTGCCCCAGCTGCAACAACGTCAACTTCGCGTTCCGCACCACCTGCAACATGCGCAACTGCGACCAGTCCAGGCCCGCTGATCACACG AAGGCTATGCAGACTCCACCCCACTACTCGGTGCCGGGGCGGTACATGCCGCCGGGGACGCCTCCGTCCATGTACCTCACTGGGGCTCCTCCCCCGTATGGCTCCAACCTTTATAATGGGCATCCCATGCCACGCTATGGCATTCCTCAGCTCCCCCCGGGCTCTGGATATCCGTATGGCTATGGTGGGCGAGTCCCGATGGGGAGCCCCTATGGGCCAATGCATATGGCGGCGCCACCCCCGTATTCTAGTGGTTCTATGGTTGGTGCAG GTGGAATGTACAGCATCAGCATGCCCATGGATAGATATGGCTTGGGCTCACCCGCTGGTCCTGGGGCAATG GGCACAAGGGCTGGTTCCTATTCTGACGAAGGCTCACAGAAGAAATCTGCTG GAGCTGGACGTGATAATGATTGGAAGTGTCCTAATTGCAACAACATTAACTTCGCCTTTCGGACAGTCTGTAACATGAGAAAATGCAACACACCAAGACCTGACACCCAG GGATCCAAACCTGACAGTTCAAGAGCTCCAA AACCAAAGACTCCAGAGGGTAGCTGGAAGTGTGAAAAGTGCAATAACATAAACTATCCTTTCCGGACAAAATGCAACCGTCCAAGTTGTGGGGAAGAAAAGCCGTTGCAGGCAAACAGTCCTGATAATCTGGCTACAGATCAGGACAATCAG TGA